ATCTGGTCATAGGCCAGGAACGTGGCGCCGCCGGTCTTGGCCAGCACCTTGGTGATGGCGGCCGTCAGCGACGTCTTCCCGTGGTCCACGTGTCCGATCGTCCCGATGTTCACGTGGGGTTTGTTTCGCTCGAACTTCTCCTTGGCCATGACACTCCTCTAGAGAAAAATGGAGCCCTGAACCAGGATTGAACTGGTGACCTCATCCTTACCAAGGATGCGCTCTACCAACTGAGCTATCAGGGCTTGGAACAACAGAACAACGAGTTGGAGCGGGAAATGGGATTCGAACCCACGACATTCAGCTTGGAAGGCTGACGCTCTACCAACTGAGCTATTCCCGCGTTGACCTATGGAGGGAGATGGATTCGAACCATCGAAGGCGTAGAGCCGGCAGATTTACAGTCTGCTCCCTTTGGCCGCTTGGGTATCCCTCCGTATGTGCGCTGCCTCTGCTACCACAACTGCTCACGGCATACTGCTGTTTCTTCTGTCCCGGGCCCTCATCCGCGGCCCCATCCTTCATGGCCGGCGGCGGGACTTGAACCCGCGACCTACTGATTACAAATCAGTTGCTCTACCAGCTGAGCTACACCGGCATTCTTCCGGCTACTGCACCGCCCTGCCCCACCGGCCCTTCGCAACCGCCGACCGCGCGGTCCAACATCAAAAGGCGGGCCCTTTTAGAGAGCCTGGGTGCCCAAAGTCAAGGATTTTGATCCCCCTTGCGGCTTCCAGGCGGCCGGGGGCCTCCCCGCTGACGCGCTACCTCATATAGCAGAACCGCCGCCGACACCGAGGCGTTGAGTGAACCCACCTGCCCCACCATGGGAATTCCCAGGCGGAAGTCGCAGTGCTTGAGCACGCCCTCTCGCACACCTGCCCCCTCCGCCCCTACGACCACCGCCAGCGGACCGTCCAGGCGAGCTCCCCACAGGGGCTCCGTGGCTTGGACATCCGCCGCCGCCACCCAGAGCCCGGCTTCCTTGAGTTCCTCCAGGGCCCGGGAAATGTTCACCACCCGGGCGATGGGGCAGTACTCCACCGCCCCCGCGGAGGCCTTGGCGACCACCCCCGTCACCTGAACCGCCCGGTCCTTGGCGATGACGATGCCGTGTGCGCCCAGCGCGTGCGCCGAGCGGATGATAGCCCCCAGGTTGTGGGGGTCCTGGATGCCGTCCAGGACGACCACCAGGGGGGGACGGCCACTGGCCTTCGCCGCCTCGATCAGGTCCTGCACCTCCACGTACTGGAAGCCCCGGAGCTCCGCCGCCACGCCCTGGT
The sequence above is drawn from the Stigmatella aurantiaca genome and encodes:
- the rlmB gene encoding 23S rRNA (guanosine(2251)-2'-O)-methyltransferase RlmB; this translates as MRDRSSQSPESRERGERYVYGVNPVLEALRARPDEVERLFIVEGQLGSKAAAEILSRARDAGIRTERVARERLATLAEGGVHQGVAAELRGFQYVEVQDLIEAAKASGRPPLVVVLDGIQDPHNLGAIIRSAHALGAHGIVIAKDRAVQVTGVVAKASAGAVEYCPIARVVNISRALEELKEAGLWVAAADVQATEPLWGARLDGPLAVVVGAEGAGVREGVLKHCDFRLGIPMVGQVGSLNASVSAAVLLYEVARQRGGPRPPGSRKGDQNP
- a CDS encoding GTP-binding protein → MAKEKFERNKPHVNIGTIGHVDHGKTSLTAAITKVLAKTGGATFLAYDQ